From a region of the Panicum virgatum strain AP13 chromosome 2K, P.virgatum_v5, whole genome shotgun sequence genome:
- the LOC120695687 gene encoding aspartyl protease family protein At5g10770-like isoform X2, with protein sequence MAWGACIAALPLLLLLLLLAAAAAGGNGGVHCLEEGSRSRSRRALQGRHHHLRSRAVGGATVLELRHHSFSSAPSKSREEEADALLSSDAARVASLQRRIENYRLIGSSSAAAAAAASNNKAQVPVTSGAKLRTLNYVATVGLGGGEATVIVDTASELTWVQCAPCDSCHDQQEPLFDPSSSPSYAAVPCDSPSCDALRVATGMSGPPSPACGGGAGRPACSYTLSYRDGSYSRGVLARDKLSLAGEAIDGFVFGCGSSNQGAPFGGASGLMALGRSQLSLVSQTADQFGGVFSYCLPLRDSGSSGSLVLGDDSSVYRNSTPIAYTPMVSDPLQGPFYFLNLTGITVGGREVGSPGFPAGKVIVDSGTVITSLAPSIYSAVRAEFLSQLGEYPPAPAFSILDTCFNMTGSGEVQVPSLRLVFDGGVEVEVDSGGVLYLVSSDASQVCLAMAALRSEYETSIIGNYQQKNLRVIFDTAASQVGFAQETCGYI encoded by the exons ATGGCATGGGGAGCTTGCATTGCTGCTCTGCCCCTgctgcttctgcttcttcttcttgctgccGCGGCAGCAGGTGGTAATGGCGGCGTGCATTGCCTGGAGGaggggagccggagccggagcaggAGAGCCTTGCAGGGGAGGCACCACCACCTGAGGTCAA GAGCAGTGGGTGGCGCCACGGTGCTCGAGCTGCGGCACCACAGCTTCAGCTCGGCGCCGAGCAAGagccgggaggaggaggccgacgcCCTCCTGTCCTCCGACGCCGCGCGCGTCGCGTCGCTGCAACGGCGCATCGAGAACTACAGGCTGATCGggtcgtcgtcggcggcggcggcggcggcggcgtccaatAATAAGGCGCAGGTTCCCGTCACCTCCGGCGCGAAGCTCCGGACGCTCAACTACGTGGCCACCGTcgggctgggcggcggcgaggccacgGTGATCGTGGACACGGCCAGCGAGCTGACCTGGGTGCAGTGCGCGCCGTGCGACTCGTGCCACGACCAACAGGAGCCCCTCTTCGACccgtcctcgtcgccgtccTACGCCGCGGTGCCGTGCGACTCGCCCTCCTGCGACGCGCTGCGGGTGGCCACGGGCATGTCGGGGCCCCCGTccccggcgtgcggcggcggcgccggccggcccgccTGCAGCTACACGCTCAGCTACCGCGACGGCTCCTACTCCCGCGGCGTCCTGGCGCGCGACAAGCTGAGCCTCGCCGGCGAGGCCATCGACGGCTTCGTCTTCGGCTGCGGCAGCAGCAACCAGGGCGCGCCGTTCGGCGGCGCCTCCGGCCTCATGGCGCTCGGCCGGAGCCAGCTCTCGCTCGTCTCCCAGACCGCGGACCAGTTCGGCGGCGTCTTCTCCTACTGCCTGCCGCTCAGGGACTCCGGCTCGTCGGGCTCGCTGGTGCTCGGCGACGACTCGTCGGTGTACCGGAACTCGACCCCGATCGCGTACACCCCCATGGTGTCCGACCCTCTGCAGGGGCCGTTCTACTTCCTCAACCTCACCGGGATCACGGTCGGCGGCCGGGAGGTGGGCTCCCCGGGCTTCCCGGCCGGCAAGGTGATCGTCGACTCCGGGACCGTGATCACCAGCCTCGCGCCGTCCATCTACAGCGCCGTGAGGGCCGAGTTCCTGAGCCAGCTGGGCGAgtacccgccggcgccggccttcTCCATCCTCGACACCTGCTTCAACATGACGGGGTCCGGGGAGGTGCAGGTGCCCAGCCTGAGGCTCGTGTtcgacggcggcgtggaggtggaggtggactCGGGCGGCGTGCTGTACCTGGTCAGCAGCGACGCCTCCCAGGTGTGCCTGGCCATGGCCGCCCTGAGGTCCGAGTACGAGACCTCCATCATCGGCAACTACCAGCAGAAGAACCTGAGGGTCATCTTCGACACCGCGGCGTCTCAGGTTGGGTTCGCGCAGGAGACCTGTGGGTACATTTGA
- the LOC120695685 gene encoding probable monogalactosyldiacylglycerol synthase 1, chloroplastic isoform X1: MPAPTAEPALPAAFLCVPSPLLSAPLPGAAAASPAPCPRHASFLPRPRGGPPRALSAAVSAPGPASSAASRIHRMWGEFARFVRLHGNQIAPLGFASLGLGGGGGGNAGSGGGGGGGGGSGGDVDGVGEVEEAAARAEAPKKVLILMSDTGGGHRASAEAIKAAFIQEFGDDYQVFVTDLWTDHTPWPFNQLPRSYSFLVKHGPLWKMTYYGTAPRVVHQPHFAATSTFIAREVAKGLMKYQPDVIISVHPLMQHVPLRILRSKGLLDKIPFTTVITDLSTCHPTWFHKLVTRCYCPSTEVEKRALKAGLKPSQIKVYGLPVRPSFVKPVRPKDELRRELGMDEDLPAVLLMGGGEGMGPIEATAKALGDTLYDEILGEPTGQILVICGRNKKLANRLQSINWKVPVQVKGFVTKMEECMGACDCIITKAGPGTIAEAMIRGLPIILNDYIAGQEAGNVPYVVENGCGKFSKSPKQNAKIVADWFGPKSDEFRVMSQNCLKLARPDAVFKIVHDLHELVRQKCFVPQYACAT, encoded by the exons ATGCCCGCGCCGACCGCCGAGCCGGCGCTCCCGGCCGCCTTCCTCTGCGTCCCGTCCCCGCTCCTCTCCGCGCccctccccggcgccgccgccgcctcccccgcgcccTGCCCCCGCCATGCCTCCTTCCTCCCGCGCCCGCGCGGCGGGCCGCCCCGcgcgctctccgccgccgtGTCCGCCCCGGGCCCCGCGTCCTCCGCCGCGTCGCGCATCCACCGGATGTGGGGCGAGTTCGCGCGGTTCGTGCGCCTGCACGGGAACCAAATCGCGCCGCTCGGGTTCGCGTCCCTcgggctgggcggcggcggagggggtaaCGCCGGcagtgggggaggaggaggaggaggaggagggagcggaGGGGATGTGGATGGGGTaggcgaggtggaggaggccgcggcgcgggccGAGGCCCCCAAGAAGGTGCTGATTCTGATGAGCGACACGGGCGGCGGGCACCGAGCCTCCGCCGAGGCCATCAAGGCCGCCTTCATCCAGGAGTTCGGCGACGACTACCAG GTATTTGTCACTGATTTATGGACCGACCACACTCCGTGGCCCTTCAACCAACTGCCTAGGAGCTACAGTTTTTTGGTGAAACATGGACCCTTGTGGAAGATGACATACTATGGTACTGCACCGCGTGTAGTTCATCAGCCACATTTTGCTGCAACATCCACATTCATAGCAAG GGAGGTTGCAAAAGGTCTAATGAAGTACCAACCGGATGTAATTATCAGTGTACATCCTTTAATGCAACATGTGCCCCTCCGAATTCTAAGATCCAAAGGTCTCTTGGATAAGATCCCATTCACTACAGTTATCACAGATCTCAGCACTTGTCACCCAACATG GTTCCATAAGCTTGTCACTAGATGTTACTGCCCGTCAACTGAGGTGGAAAAGAGAGCACTAAAAGCTGGACTGAAGCCCTCGCAGATTAAAGTATATGGCCTTCCTGTCCGGCCCTCTTTTGTCAAACCTGTTCGACCAAAG GATGAACTGCGAAGAGAGTTAGGCATGGATGAAGATCTGCCTGCTGTTCTGTTAATGGGTGGGGGTGAAGGGATGGGTCCTATTGAGGCCACTGCTAAAGCGCTTGGTGATACTCTGTATGATGAAATCCTAGGCGAACCCACTGGTCAGATACTTGTGATTTGTGGGCGTAATAAGAAGCTGGCTAATCGATTGCAGTCAATAAATTGGAAAGTTCCAGTTCAG GTGAAAGGTTTTGTTACAAAAATGGAAGAATGTATGGGTGCTTGTGATTGTATCATTACAAAG GCAGGGCCTGGTACAATTGCAGAGGCGATGATCCGTGGATTACCAATTATTCTAAATGATTATATTGCTGGGCAG GAAGCTGGCAATGTTCCTTACGTTGTTGAAAATGGATGCGGGAAGTTCTCGAAATCTCCAAAACAGAATGCAAAGATAGTAGCCGACTGGTTTGGCCCAAAGTCAGATGAATTCAGAGTTATGTCCCAAAATTGCCTCAAACTAGCTCGACCGGATGCCGTATTCAAAATCGTCCATGACCTGCACGAGCTGGTCAGGCAAAAATGTTTTGTACCCCAGTACGCATGTGCAACATAG
- the LOC120695687 gene encoding aspartyl protease family protein At5g10770-like isoform X1, which yields MAWGACIAALPLLLLLLLLAAAAAGGNGGVHCLEEGSRSRSRRALQGRHHHLRSRAVGGATVLELRHHSFSSAPSKSREEEADALLSSDAARVASLQRRIENYRLIGSSSAAAAAAASNNKAQVPVTSGAKLRTLNYVATVGLGGGEATVIVDTASELTWVQCAPCDSCHDQQEPLFDPSSSPSYAAVPCDSPSCDALRVATGMSGPPSPACGGGAGRPACSYTLSYRDGSYSRGVLARDKLSLAGEAIDGFVFGCGSSNQGAPFGGASGLMALGRSQLSLVSQTADQFGGVFSYCLPLRDSGSSGSLVLGDDSSVYRNSTPIAYTPMVSDPLQGPFYFLNLTGITVGGREVGSPGFPAGKVIVDSGTVITSLAPSIYSAVRAEFLSQLGAQPEARVRRRRGGGGGLGRRAVPGQQRRLPGVPGHGRPEVRVRDLHHRQLPAEEPEGHLRHRGVSGWVRAGDLWVHLTLTGMDGGLATYVNIFILADLFRDYLW from the exons ATGGCATGGGGAGCTTGCATTGCTGCTCTGCCCCTgctgcttctgcttcttcttcttgctgccGCGGCAGCAGGTGGTAATGGCGGCGTGCATTGCCTGGAGGaggggagccggagccggagcaggAGAGCCTTGCAGGGGAGGCACCACCACCTGAGGTCAA GAGCAGTGGGTGGCGCCACGGTGCTCGAGCTGCGGCACCACAGCTTCAGCTCGGCGCCGAGCAAGagccgggaggaggaggccgacgcCCTCCTGTCCTCCGACGCCGCGCGCGTCGCGTCGCTGCAACGGCGCATCGAGAACTACAGGCTGATCGggtcgtcgtcggcggcggcggcggcggcggcgtccaatAATAAGGCGCAGGTTCCCGTCACCTCCGGCGCGAAGCTCCGGACGCTCAACTACGTGGCCACCGTcgggctgggcggcggcgaggccacgGTGATCGTGGACACGGCCAGCGAGCTGACCTGGGTGCAGTGCGCGCCGTGCGACTCGTGCCACGACCAACAGGAGCCCCTCTTCGACccgtcctcgtcgccgtccTACGCCGCGGTGCCGTGCGACTCGCCCTCCTGCGACGCGCTGCGGGTGGCCACGGGCATGTCGGGGCCCCCGTccccggcgtgcggcggcggcgccggccggcccgccTGCAGCTACACGCTCAGCTACCGCGACGGCTCCTACTCCCGCGGCGTCCTGGCGCGCGACAAGCTGAGCCTCGCCGGCGAGGCCATCGACGGCTTCGTCTTCGGCTGCGGCAGCAGCAACCAGGGCGCGCCGTTCGGCGGCGCCTCCGGCCTCATGGCGCTCGGCCGGAGCCAGCTCTCGCTCGTCTCCCAGACCGCGGACCAGTTCGGCGGCGTCTTCTCCTACTGCCTGCCGCTCAGGGACTCCGGCTCGTCGGGCTCGCTGGTGCTCGGCGACGACTCGTCGGTGTACCGGAACTCGACCCCGATCGCGTACACCCCCATGGTGTCCGACCCTCTGCAGGGGCCGTTCTACTTCCTCAACCTCACCGGGATCACGGTCGGCGGCCGGGAGGTGGGCTCCCCGGGCTTCCCGGCCGGCAAGGTGATCGTCGACTCCGGGACCGTGATCACCAGCCTCGCGCCGTCCATCTACAGCGCCGTGAGGGCCGAGTTCCTGAGCCAGCTGG GTGCCCAGCCTGAGGCTCGTGTtcgacggcggcgtggaggtggaggtggactCGGGCGGCGTGCTGTACCTGGTCAGCAGCGACGCCTCCCAGGTGTGCCTGGCCATGGCCGCCCTGAGGTCCGAGTACGAGACCTCCATCATCGGCAACTACCAGCAGAAGAACCTGAGGGTCATCTTCGACACCGCGGCGTCTCAGGTTGGGTTCGCGCAGGAGACCTGTGGGTACATTTGACTCTGACTGGGATGGATGGGGGGCTAGCTACATATGTGAATATCTTTATACTTGCAGATTTGTTTCGAGATTACCTCTGGTGA
- the LOC120695685 gene encoding probable monogalactosyldiacylglycerol synthase 1, chloroplastic isoform X2, with protein sequence MPAPTAEPALPAAFLCVPSPLLSAPLPGAAAASPAPCPRHASFLPRPRGGPPRALSAAVSAPGPASSAASRIHRMWGEFARFVRLHGNQIAPLGFASLGLGGGGGGNAGSGGGGGGGGGSGGDVDGVGEVEEAAARAEAPKKVLILMSDTGGGHRASAEAIKAAFIQEFGDDYQVFVTDLWTDHTPWPFNQLPRSYSFLVKHGPLWKMTYYGTAPRVVHQPHFAATSTFIAREVAKGLMKYQPDVIISVHPLMQHVPLRILRSKGLLDKIPFTTVITDLSTCHPTWFHKLVTRCYCPSTEVEKRALKAGLKPSQIKVYGLPVRPSFVKPVRPKDELRRELGMDEDLPAVLLMGGGEGMGPIEATAKALGDTLYDEILGEPTGQILVICGRNKKLANRLQSINWKVPVQVKGFVTKMEECMGACDCIITKAGPGTIAEAMIRGLPIILNDYIAGQSTGSWQCSLRC encoded by the exons ATGCCCGCGCCGACCGCCGAGCCGGCGCTCCCGGCCGCCTTCCTCTGCGTCCCGTCCCCGCTCCTCTCCGCGCccctccccggcgccgccgccgcctcccccgcgcccTGCCCCCGCCATGCCTCCTTCCTCCCGCGCCCGCGCGGCGGGCCGCCCCGcgcgctctccgccgccgtGTCCGCCCCGGGCCCCGCGTCCTCCGCCGCGTCGCGCATCCACCGGATGTGGGGCGAGTTCGCGCGGTTCGTGCGCCTGCACGGGAACCAAATCGCGCCGCTCGGGTTCGCGTCCCTcgggctgggcggcggcggagggggtaaCGCCGGcagtgggggaggaggaggaggaggaggagggagcggaGGGGATGTGGATGGGGTaggcgaggtggaggaggccgcggcgcgggccGAGGCCCCCAAGAAGGTGCTGATTCTGATGAGCGACACGGGCGGCGGGCACCGAGCCTCCGCCGAGGCCATCAAGGCCGCCTTCATCCAGGAGTTCGGCGACGACTACCAG GTATTTGTCACTGATTTATGGACCGACCACACTCCGTGGCCCTTCAACCAACTGCCTAGGAGCTACAGTTTTTTGGTGAAACATGGACCCTTGTGGAAGATGACATACTATGGTACTGCACCGCGTGTAGTTCATCAGCCACATTTTGCTGCAACATCCACATTCATAGCAAG GGAGGTTGCAAAAGGTCTAATGAAGTACCAACCGGATGTAATTATCAGTGTACATCCTTTAATGCAACATGTGCCCCTCCGAATTCTAAGATCCAAAGGTCTCTTGGATAAGATCCCATTCACTACAGTTATCACAGATCTCAGCACTTGTCACCCAACATG GTTCCATAAGCTTGTCACTAGATGTTACTGCCCGTCAACTGAGGTGGAAAAGAGAGCACTAAAAGCTGGACTGAAGCCCTCGCAGATTAAAGTATATGGCCTTCCTGTCCGGCCCTCTTTTGTCAAACCTGTTCGACCAAAG GATGAACTGCGAAGAGAGTTAGGCATGGATGAAGATCTGCCTGCTGTTCTGTTAATGGGTGGGGGTGAAGGGATGGGTCCTATTGAGGCCACTGCTAAAGCGCTTGGTGATACTCTGTATGATGAAATCCTAGGCGAACCCACTGGTCAGATACTTGTGATTTGTGGGCGTAATAAGAAGCTGGCTAATCGATTGCAGTCAATAAATTGGAAAGTTCCAGTTCAG GTGAAAGGTTTTGTTACAAAAATGGAAGAATGTATGGGTGCTTGTGATTGTATCATTACAAAG GCAGGGCCTGGTACAATTGCAGAGGCGATGATCCGTGGATTACCAATTATTCTAAATGATTATATTGCTGGGCAG tcAACAGGAAGCTGGCAATGTTCCTTACGTTGTTGA